ACAAACAACTGAATTTGATTTGCCTTAAAAGGCAGTTTTGACAATTGataatttcaaaaataactACCGAAACTAAAGTTTAGCGGGACTTGGtctaatgttataaatgttaaacACCCTTACACTAttccatttaaatattttagataAAATAACTTAAGTTCACATTCCCATTAAGTTTACATACCCTTGCGCTTTCTTGTGGGCCGAGATTTTCGATTTGGTTTGGGAGAAAATATTGTGCCACTTTTCTCCCACTTCTTCTTGTGACCGCTTGACGGCTGTGCAGGAGGCATTCAACATGTCCGTCACAAActtccatgtattttttttcttttctgaggtCAACCCTGCACCCAACTTGTCCCTCAATATGGCTTTGTGTCATGAGATTGGTGAGGCTCAAGCGCTTGTCGTTTGACCAGTTTGACTTTCTCTTCTATTTTTTCTTCCATACCCGATTGTGTTTACATCGAAATGCCCTCTGCAGCTCACATGACATTATGATGTACCAAAAATATCCTTTTTATTAGAGAGCTCTCTCGCTAAAACTTATCTTTTATGCATTTCTTTCGCTAAGAATCATGTTAAGAAATTTTATGAATGCATTGTTAAAAATTTTCTTAGCTAAAAGTAACTTGCAGACTTAAGTATAAATTCTTGAATCTTAAGAATCTTTATGAATACGGGCCCAGGTATCCATGCTTTAAGATAAAGGTATATTAGGCGTCAACCGAAATGCATGTTCAGTGCATATAATTACTGTATTAAAGACTTACAGgataaaaccagggcagcgaccaGAATTTGTGACATTCGTCTTACTCGGTTTCGTTAAACTTTTTGAAATTCCGGTTAATACTATTACGAGATGTCTGGAATtagtaataattatttattattatttatttaattatttattttattttatttatttatttatttattttattttatttatttattcaaaacgGCGCAATGGCTTGGAAGTTAGCACTCCAAGTCACTGATAAGGTATGTCATCATTTTAACCtgctgccattttgttttggtcCGTGTATATGGTGGATTCAGctactgtttattttgtaaGTTGTTCTCCAGTGCTGTATTACAAGAAAGAATATGATTTAgactattttgttttacagtaggtGCACAACAATGGGTTTAGGACAAACACCATCTAGTAACACATCCAGTCTTCACTGTTGTCTTCGCGCATTATCTACATTGTTTTTCATTACAGAATTTACTGACATGCAACTCTAAAACCCTTCTGCCGATTGATCCCATACTACAAAATATAACATAggcttcatatatttattttatattacacCACAACTcgtaaataatttcaaatacggCAGTATCAGAAACAGGGCTTAGAGTGAAGTTGATAGGGGATTAGGTATCTGGTGTCACTTTCCCCCAAGACATACCAGAGCATGCCGCTcggttttgaataattctgacgtcacccATGTCAGTGATGTATTGTCGTCGAAAATGTGCTTGTCCAGTTTAACGTTATTacttagaagaaaaaaagatctaacttcattttctttgtaaggaTATGAATTTTTAACATATCGATGTGCAGAGCTCGTGTTGTAACGTACAACTGACTAAAAGCAATTTAcagagtatgactgatttacagccagctgaatataggcgactggctgaaagaaacagactacTGTGTATGCCATCAGTCCCGTGCAGGTGAATAAATTTATTCTCCTACCCCTCCTGAGTAGTCTTACTTGTCCACACTGTAAAAATATTTGAGAGTAAAACCTAAACTGCATTCACATTTAATGCCGATTGTGTAGTTACATAAAGTGTGGAGAATTAAAAGTACAGTGGCGTCTACAGTGTGGCATAAACCTCGTGGATACATAATTACCAGTATGATGTTTACAAAGTAACAGGTAAGGTGAGTGTATGCAATTCGATGGCAAAACCCATGCTCTATATGTACACCAGGTATTTGTATAGAGAACTGTTTGCAGAGTACTGTGGTATACGATATAGAAAAATGGTTCGCATACATATAAAgagattattaaaaaaaacccaggCGAGGACATGTCCCACACGGCAACCTCAGTCGGGCTATTGTGTCACGCCAGAGACGGCTTGTTTCTTTGACGAACTGTTCACTCCGCTATGTTAATTTCAACTCTTGCTGCTTAAGGTCCTATTATATAGTCACATTTTCCAGTGATTTTTGGTGATATATTCAGTGTGCCGACAACTCAAGATTCTGCTGGCTTGTCCGGTCGTACATGCGAATGGTTGCCAACAACCCTGTAGATTGTCGTTTCCCCAGTCTCTACCGGATTTTTTTCCactataattctggccgccgtagtataagcaAAAgaatattgagtacggcgtaaaacataaacaaattaaGTGTGCCGAATaattaaattcataaaatagAACATTTACGAGATCTCTTGGATCTGTTCCACAATCATCAcgtttaacattttaacattaaaaacgTATGACTCCAAACAGACCTTACTGAACAACTAAGAATGCATATAATGTAGGAAATTAGGACGGGACCATGCAAGGAGAAGCAGATGTTAAAAAGACGTAAAGTATGGtgtaggcgaatgaatgaaatcagtattcagatcgcGTATCATTCTAGTATGTAAGTTgacgataataaaatatgcatctcgGTTGCGCCTTGATTGCAACTCTTCATGCATTGTATACCAAACTTTGCGATTTAATTCAACGCGATGGATTTATAGTCTAAGGGCCGTATATCTTTAAACATGATAACCTTTAAACTTTGCTACACCCACTTGGGAGAATTACACATGAAAAGATTTAAATGCAATACAAATAATGCATTTCTCActctgtattattatttatttcacaactCATGGTAACAGGCTGCAGTTTTAGGTGTTATGTCTGTGTTAAGATTAAGGTATAAGATTTCTATGCCTATTGTCCAATAACTAAGTGCCTTATCCACCCAGTAACTTAAATGGGCCAAATCAACATTTGCATAAAGAAGTAATAAAATCTAACCCGACGAACATGTATTCTAAAAGTTAATGATGGGTGTCTATTAATTTCAGTTTGGGGCCAGTTGTGTGGCAACTGCTTGAGTCAGTGTAATGAGGAAACCGGAGAATGTTCCGGAAAGTGTGCTCTCGGCTGGGATGGTCCTACTTGTTCCAGACGTAAGTATCACAATACCAAACACAAGAATTTATATATGATGTGTGAgcatccatatacatatacatgttgttacatatttaggtaaattttcatctgtcagctgttttcatttatatattagaCAACCTATAGTcgtaaagaaaagtaaaaaattattttatttattcattgatttgattaatgttttacgccgtactcaagaatatttcaaattccGTCAaaattatggttggaagaacaGAGACAGAGCCAGTAGACAATGTGATTAGAAAACAGTAGAGCatgtcaaatttcatttttgaaaggTTTTTGTTAAGTGATATAGGTTTATATCTGGAAAAAGCCACgctatatatatttcaatgcaTTAGGAGTATTCTCAACTGCGTGTAAGTTTTAATCTTAACAAAACGAAAATTTCTAATTGCAGCCTCAGTAGTGGCCCATAAAATCAGCATTTGCTCATTTATATGCCAGTAAAATGTGATTacttttagtttatttttaaaaaaatgagagCGTTGTCCATACTGAGATATTGGTGGAATTTTAGATACTTACCTCATGACCTCATCTCAGTTTCTGCTGGAATCACTGCTGAAAGCTGATGAAGCACCTAAAAGGAAGATGAGAATCGTATCGGCAGGATTACTTGTACAACAAAAACTTTGTTGATTGTAAATCTTTGTTGAAGGACAATTCAGTGCATTCTCTGACCTTTTGCTGGGGCTGTAGTGGAAACCATCATTTAGTCGgtggcctccgtgactcagttggttcgCGAGCTACTGCAGCGTAATgagccaggagtctctcaccaatgcggtcgctatgagttcaagtccaactcatgctggcccGCTCTCTgctcgtacgtggggaggtcttgcggcaacttacggatggtcgtgggtttccccgggctcggtttccacccaacataatgctggccgccgttgtataaataaaatattcttgggtacggggtaaaccacccatcaaataaataaataaataaatcagtccgCAGATACCTTGACGTGTACATCTCAGTCTTATGCGTCTAAGGCTTAATGTCTGCACTTTTGTGAGTAGACCGGCAATGTGCGATAGTTCCCTTTTTCTTAAAACTTGGCTATTATTTAAGTAAAATATGGATGGATGAGGGTTTAACTTGAAGTAAAATCtactttacattttttcttgtttagcAATAACGAAACGATACTTTGCATTTTTGAGGCATTTCTAAGCATTAATAACCAAATTACGTTTGTTGTATGTGGGTACAAAAAATGTTAGCCATTTAACAATTAACATGCAAAGGGATGCTGCTCTGACATAACATCATTgataaaatacatcaaactaTACTCAGCAACATGTAACCATGATGTCTAACACCATGTTGATGCTAATACTGTGCTTCCGATGGCAGGAAATGTGGCATTTAACCAAAGCACGACGCAGTCTTCGGATTATAGCGAGAGAGGGTTCAGCTTCACCTCCGGACTCGCCGTTGATGGTAGGACTGGACCTGATTTTTATGCgacaccaaatacatgtactcacaccagAGAAAATCCACATCCCGCGTTTTGGACGGTGACACTGGATGCACAATACAGCATCTATCGGTTCAGGATATATAACAGGGAAGCTTCTCCGTGTTCCCCTCCGTGTAAGTTAACTTTTTAGTGTCCTTAAAGAAGTTGACCTGGTCGAGAGTCCATGCATCTTATCTTCCTGTAATAAATCTCCAGTGAGGTTGCAGGCTCAAATCTAGCCTTTGTTGTTCCTTGTTGTGGTTATAAGCCAGGTGGTTTGTCAATTACCTGCCAAGCTCCGCTGGTTTTCCCAGGCTTTTTTCGAGGAATGAGTTCTTAATATCGAAACCAGTCATATGCAGTTTAACACTATCAATTTAAAAATGCGTTATAATTTCATCCCCATGGCTAGAGCATTGATCTCCAAAATATCCATGTCTGAGCTTCCAGGTGTAGAACAAAGACGACTGGTTGAAAGAAACAAACTATAGTTCCAACAAATTCTGTTGTTTATTCTTCAGGTGGTGAACGACTTAACGGCTTCTCTCTGTCCGTTGGAAATTCCTCCCAGAGTTACAAAATCTGTTACCAGGACACCACCACGACCCCAATAGGTCCCGGGGATATCATCAACGGAGTTTGTAACGTCAGTGGTCCTGTGTTTGGGAACACTGTAAATATCTCGATAAACACTTTCAAACCACTTACtctgtgtgaagtacagatttTCGGTAAGTTTCTTTGACAACGAATAACACCCtctataaaaattaatagtgTGAGAACAATTCCATAATTGTGAGATCACAAAAGCACACAAGCAACTGGCTCTCATTAACCAAGCGGATGGTTAAGTCTGCCGAACCTACGGTTTGTGTTTTCTCATGATGTTGTATATCAGCGGTGACCGGGAAAGTTGAGTACGTTTTAACATCACCGGTGCCAACCCGCGGTGGACCGCTGGCGATAATGTATTTATCGGCGTTGGGCCACTGGCAATAATGCATTTTCTTATGAGCTACAGGCtaagaaaagaaacataacGTATTCGGTTGGTAAATATAGCGTTTTGTTATTCAAAAGCTTCTACTGCAAATGGTTGGAGTGAAAAAAACATCAGCAACATGTCTAGAGTAAATCTTGGATCAGCAATGAGCTAGAGGAAAGAAAAGTGTGGAACTAAATATGTGTTGGATGCATTTGACTTACAAAAGGTATTGCATTGTCTTCTGACTGACGTGAGGGCATAAAAATGACCTCACagtcattttttcatttgacttttGCAATTTCTGTGTTTCCTACACGTGAGTTAAGGTCCTATGAAAAGAATTCTTAATGTGTAGGCCTGTTATGTAAGTTTGTTCATGTATCAGTATGTGCCCCCGGGACGTATGGACCAAACTGTGGGAGGAGATGTGGGAACTGTGCTCAGGGACCATCTGTGTGTAACAcaacatccgggcactgtccacAGAGAACACCCAGGTGCATGGAGGGATACTCTGGTCTGAAATGTGATACAGGtaagtgttttaaattttatcgCCAGTTAtaaacaaatgctacatgttcttttcaaatttctgtAAAGCAATGGAGCAAAGTATGAGTGACATATTATAATCGCTTCCCATGAAATTCATCATTGAAGAATATACTCCTCTTTATTTCTTCCTTATTATATAAGTATGTTTAAATACGGCAGGAACAATGAGCAGTTATGGCATCCAATGATAGAGGTAATACATTACTTTTTAACATACTTCAACTTCTTGTACATAATTTTGGTGTTCTTTAGTTCCCACACATGTAGGTTATCCTTAAAACGATCTGTCGGATGCTGTGCTATGGTAGTTTTAATTAACAAGAACAGATGTGTTTATCTTGAGACAATCAtatcacatgtatttcatataaaCCATAGTTGCATTTTAAATACGgtgtaaatatgcatgtactcaGCCTGTgatgaccgcttcggtggcctaatagttagaGAGTttgccttgaagtcgggagacacAGGATCAAACCTAGATCAAGTCAtaacaaacactttaaaaatgggtCTTGGGACTCTTGTCGCTCAGCACTGTTGGGTTGGAGGAGGGACAAACGACTGGTTGGACCAGTGTCAGTGTAGTGTGACTGGGTCCGGTACGTGTGGCATGATAATgatcagtggcggcagcattttggcgccATGGATTAGCCATGCCAccaaataatatattatatgtacatgtgcacaaaagTAATGACTTTTCGCTGTCATATggctaaaaattgttaagtacatgtaggacgTTTAGCACCAATCATACAAACATATTGTAACCTTTGGACACACAAATCAGATTATGAGATAAAATGTGGAAATTGCTGTAAGGTGACGGagtctgtgacgttgcagtcgGTTATTGCCCTGACCGGATACCaagatgcatgccgggatactCTGATGTGGCATGTGACACGTTTTGGTTTGATCATGGTGACATGCGATACTATACATTTAGTAAACGATAAATTAAACGATTACAGTTTAGAACATGAAAACCGGCAATATAATAGTCACAACGTTTTGGGAAAATTTTAGAACCAAGAAACTGTGCTCTCTTCGAGGTGATAATAATAACATTCAAAAGAGATCAACAATTTTACAGCCAGTTGTTAAGTCTATCAATTAAAGCACTTTAAATAGTTAATACCCCTAATCTGCTGGAAATATACGTAATGGTAAAGGCTAATTCTCTTAAGATACTAAATTTTAGGATCGCTGCTATCACCAGCATGCAGCCAGCACAATGGACCAAGGAATCGGGATGTAGAACTGCATGTCGAAGGATATCACCAAAATCCACATAGTTCATTAGGATATGTTTCATGTGGCATTAGGCATTTTCATTCATCTTAATTTTATCTTGATACTACACCCACTTTGACCTGAATTTTCAGGCTGCATGTATATTCtctcttcaacatttttttctctctccttGCTGTTCTTATATATTTGAGTTTTGTGAATTTACAAAACGGCGAACAGATATTGGCAAAATACCAGGGCCCGTATTCATAAAGATATTTAAACATGTCTTGGtgttaaaaaattcttaaacccACTGAAGAACCCTTAAATTGATAGAAAAACTTCAGTGCCATTTAGGAAAATACGTAAGCGTTAAGAAATTCTTAAATTCTAAGTGTGACCATGACCACTTTTGCCcatctttttgttaaattcttaAGTAGTTTTTAACCAACAAACACATAGGGGGCGTTCAACGAAATTGTTCGAACGAATATATTGAAAGAGAGCTCTTAGATAGGTATTGTCTGAATGCTGCACAGGAATTTGGTACATTGAATCACTAGTTAGGGACAACGTTGTAAGTTGTAAGTGCATCTAACAGAAACTGTGCACTTAATACAATGCAAAAAGTGTTGATTACTCTTCGTTTTTTGACAACTAGGAAATGCACCTAAGCAGTGGTGATGACATTGGAGTCTCACAGCCGACTGTATCTAGGGCTGTCACAGCTACCGTCCGAagtctgttttcatttcattcgtTTTCCACTGACAGCTCGCGATTTTTCCGAGAAAAACAGGAAGTGTTCTACGCTGTTGCCCAATTTCCAGGCATTCTTGGGTCTATTGATGGGACACACGTACAAATCACTGCTCTTCGCACATATGAAAACGAAATTGTTAATCTGCACCATTACCACAGTATTAACGTTTAACTTGTTGTCGATGCGAAGTACAACGTTCTGGACATTGTCTGAAAATGGTCGGGGTCTACACATGACGCTCGAATTCTGCCACACTCATCCACACTCATCTGATTTGAGATAGCCGGTACCCATCTAAACGCTGGCTTCTTACCCCCTTCCTCAGGCTACAACCCGGTCCTCAAATAAATTATAAGAGgtatatcattaaaatatctCCTAGTTGACCTTTGTACCGCGAAGATAGAGTTGTTTCCACTCATATTCATTAGCGGCGAATTTGCTTTTCTATACGTGGTAAATGATCGAAAtctttttgtggaaaaaaatatCCTCATTTAAAAACACTTGAGTTTCTATAAAGAGGAATAAttactgaaatgtaaatattataagAGTTCATCGTAAAGTCCAAACATTTGAGCTAATTCATCCAATTTTCCCCTGCAGTATTTGAGCTATACCTATATTCTTAAAAAATGCTCATGGGGAGGCACAAGAGCAATCACTATTGCCGTTTTAATGGTGAGATCTttgagtaaaataaatttaactggCGATAAACTTTTAATGAACCATAACACGTTAATGACATCCCATATTTCTGAATATATTGGGTTAGGAGGCCGCCCATTGAAAATGGTCCTCATAGATTTTATTTCTAAAGGGTGTTCCAGATGTGTGTCGTTTACAAACCTACATCACATCTCCTGGCACTGGGTCTGTTTGTTGCCTATTGCAAATATCCCACCCATCTGGACACATTGTTTATGAGTTCCTGGCTTCCAGGAAAATGTAGGATGAAATCGGCAGCgtgtgttgaaatgttttggtttttaaCAGATCTCCTGACAATCTGGATGCTAAGAATTTCAGTTTCCCCTGAAGAGGATGCAGGCTGAGCTGTGGCAAAAAGTCACTAGATCCGGCCTTTGTGGAAGAAACAATGGCACTGCTAACAGTATGAGCAGCAGGGTAGAAAACCAGGTTTTTATAAGCCAGGCATGGGGTATGAGGAGGCCGTTCTCCCTGTCTTCGCTAATCTTTTGTAGACACACTGGGATGAGGCTGAAAGGTGAAAATgggtataaataaatgttagacCAAGACACTGtaaaagcatttacatgaacagcatgCGAATGTCTTTGCCAAGAGACATACTTGTCCAACTTTAGCATTTAGACGAGATACACACAAATCGATCTATGCCTACCCAAACCTCATCACAATTTTCTAATAGACACCTGTGTGTAACGCCCACTCTGTGCGATCATAGATAATTCTATTCTTAAAGTCTGTCGTTTGATGAGTCTTTTCAGGTATGTTTTTAGATGTGTTGATAGACCGATATCCAAAATGTGTCTTGAGATACACCAGTTCCACATTTGTACACCAGATCATTAACCAGGATTGACCTTGTCCCTCCCACATGATTGACATGACCTCACCGCATTAGTATAACCCCACGAGTAACTGGATATGAATATCTTTGTCACACTTAGCAGAAGTATGCAGCGCCAAATAGCTTCACAGTAACTCCAAATAACTTATATTTTAATAAGTTTTCTAAACAAGCACCTCAAAGTAGAGTGGAAGCTTCTCAACTTATTGTTTTTGAGGCTGATTTGCGAAATAAGTGAAGTTTCTGACAATGCACTTCCTCAGCCCACTAGTAGAGCTCCGTTTTTATTTATccattaattttttattaaagCATCATAATCACCCCACTGTCTTCGAGGGCATTTGTATTGTTCATTTTAAAGCTTCTGTTCTGTGGCGTATTCGACCCCAGAACAAAAAGAAACCATGGTACCGATTAGAGATGCTAACTGTGGAATTTTGGTTCTTTCATGAGTGAGTAATGAAGAGGATCTATCTACCAAAATGTCTGCCTCTCTCTTTATCATTGTAACTTCCATTTTTACCGTATCATTATTAAAACCTAGATGGCTTATTTGTTAGCTTGGTTCTAAGCAATGTTTTTCAATATTGATAGTAAATTCTAGAGGATGAAACAACaagttgttttcaaattttcccATAATGTCACAAAACAGCTACCCAAAATATGCTGTTATGAATATTTatggttattggattgtatggtcctgtatggacgagtccATTTTTAAATCGcctatatttttaatattctgGAAATACACATTATGGTACAGGCTAATGCTCTTCAAATACTAAATGGCAGGATCGCTGGTAACACCAGAATACAGCCAAACTCAATGGACTAAAGAATCGGGGTGTAGAACTGAGTGTCGAAGAATATCAGCAAAATCCACATAGTCCAATAAAATATATCTGATGTGGCATCCGGCATTTGGTTCACCTTGATTTCTTTTTCATACTACACCCACTTTGACTTAAATTCCTCAGGCTGCATGTATATTCTCTCTTCAGCAATTTTCTTCTCTCTCCTTGCTGTTCTTATATAttcaattttgtgaatttacctcaagGCGAACAGAAATTGGCAAAATATCAGGGCCCGTATTCATAAAAGCAATTAAGCATTTTTTGATgctaaaaattgttttaaacccactaaaaattcttaaattgaTAAACGTACTTAAGTGCCATCCATAAAAGACGTAAGTGTTAGGAATTCTTAAAATCTAAGTGCGCCCATGGCCACCTTTATCTTTTTCTTAAATTCTTAAGTACTTTTTAACCAACAACACGGGGAACGTTCAACGAAATCGACGCCACTTTAAGGAAAGAAGAGATTTTTTGGTTTTCGTTTGGATGCTGCACAGGAATTTGGTATATGGAACTACTAGTTAGGGATAACGTTGTAAGTGGATCGAACAGAAACTGTGCAATTAATCCAATGCAGTAAGTGTAAATTACTTTTCGTTTTTCGGGAACTAGGAAAATACAGCTGTGCAATGGTGATGACATGAGAGTCTCACAGCCGACTTTATCTAGGGCTATCACAGCTACCGTAAGAAGCCTGTTTTCACTCTCGTCAGTGGGGCACTCGTACAAACCACTGCTCCTAACACATATGAAAAAGAATTTGTTAATCTGCACCATTACCACTGTATTAACGTTCAATTTGTTGTCGATACGAAGTACAACATTCTGGACATTGTCGCAAAATGGTCAGGGTCTACTCATGCGATTCGAATTCTGACTGAAAGTGGACTGAGACAGGTTTCTGAAAACTACCACACACCCATTCACACTCATCTGATCGGGGATAGCGGGTATCCATCTAAACGCTGGCTTCTTACCCCTTTCCTCAGGCCACAACCCGGCCCTCAAACAAATTACAAGAGGTGTATCATTATAATATCTCCTAGTTGACCTTTGTACCGTGAACatagagttgtttcccttgataTCCATTAGCGGCACATTTCTTTTCTATACCTGGTAATTGATAGGatttcttttttggggggaaaaaTATATCCTCATTTAAAAACATCTGAGTTTCTATAAAGAGTAATAATTACTgaaatataaacattaaaattaattattattaatataaacaTTATACAACAAACAGTTCAAATATTTGAGCTAATTCATCCAATTTTCCCTTGCAGTATTTTAGCTATACATTTATTCTTCAAAAATGCTGATAATATCTGTTATTACAAttattcaaatacatatttgtttaaatatagaGGGCCAATATTTCAGGGGCTGTGTTGATTCCTGTCAGCATTGATTAGTACCTCACCAAgcaattttcacattaaaaataaatttgttccaTAAGCCCACTGTAAATTAATATTCCCTTTATTGTTTGTTAATTTAATACAATACAGAAGAGAAAGCCGAACTGAACAAGCTTGAAGTGAAAGAACTCACCAGACATACATGGCTCAATACAATTACATTTGACGGGcaagataaaaaagaaaaatattacatggaaGTAGTGAGAGACTTGCTGAATGCCTTTATCACAAACATTAACGATCTGGGGAAGAAATGCAGTAAAAGTGGCacaatattttcattcaatttattcttcttgatttctttcttgcaatttcatttcataatacTGAATTTGAAGTTCGGTTTTTGATCTTAAGGTGCTGAATAATCTCGGCCTTGCTTGGGTTTGGAAGTGGATTCTGTGCTTTATGCTGAACCACTGGTGTGACAGGTTAAGGTACCTTCACTAGAGCCTGTAGGTGGGTGATGTCCTCTGCC
Above is a window of Liolophura sinensis isolate JHLJ2023 chromosome 7, CUHK_Ljap_v2, whole genome shotgun sequence DNA encoding:
- the LOC135470696 gene encoding uncharacterized protein LOC135470696 encodes the protein MAGNVAFNQSTTQSSDYSERGFSFTSGLAVDGRTGPDFYATPNTCTHTRENPHPAFWTVTLDAQYSIYRFRIYNREASPCSPPCGERLNGFSLSVGNSSQSYKICYQDTTTTPIGPGDIINGVCNVSGPVFGNTVNISINTFKPLTLCEVQIFVCAPGTYGPNCGRRCGNCAQGPSVCNTTSGHCPQRTPRCMEGYSGLKCDTECRNNTWGNDCVQTCGKCYNKAECNPVTGECPVAAGNPRCNSGYSGSDCKTFSDLPDTSKDYTGVIAGSAVGISLVVMLTGLIIIVMVRRKPPRVQTGGAKGSGPSSTPAEESSVPAEVMNRSEMSEPSSLYNTRDGNSCEDHPYEAIREYVNL